In a genomic window of Acidilobus saccharovorans 345-15:
- a CDS encoding aminotransferase class V-fold PLP-dependent enzyme has product MYEAEFPSLRSRHYLDWAAVGVPPLRAIGAIRSLLDVYESSPEEASSMGSQAELKAAARGQLAPLVGCSPDNLVFTGTSTTSAVQEAVDSIPMSKGDNVVIFDMDFPLVHAEAYRLRLRGVEVRVVRNRDGDYDVDQLYEVVDRRTRAVIVSSVMWVNGLRVDVEEVAKVAHEAEAYLVVDAIQQAGAIRPRGLERADFVAFGTQKWLLAPFGLGGMCVSRRSVEELQPARPGYSNAPVQDWDAYWLDPNKAPFYVEPYRRDSALKFEYGGSLSSLSLRGAEAAASLINEVGIDNVEAQVMRLRKALLEELEDLRADLLTMPEQSKASGIVLFRVGDSVREDYELARRLRARGIAVSARGAAGLWGIRVSVHFPNKEDDITALSEAIRELRG; this is encoded by the coding sequence TTGTATGAGGCCGAGTTCCCCTCGCTCAGGTCAAGGCACTACCTGGACTGGGCGGCCGTCGGCGTCCCGCCGCTCAGGGCCATAGGGGCCATCAGGTCCCTCCTGGACGTCTACGAGTCGTCGCCCGAGGAGGCCTCTTCGATGGGCTCCCAGGCCGAGCTCAAGGCCGCCGCCAGGGGGCAGCTGGCCCCGCTCGTGGGCTGTAGCCCCGACAACCTCGTGTTCACGGGGACGAGCACCACTTCAGCGGTGCAGGAGGCCGTGGACTCCATACCTATGTCGAAGGGCGACAACGTAGTCATCTTTGACATGGACTTCCCCCTCGTGCACGCCGAGGCCTACAGGCTGAGGCTGAGGGGGGTAGAGGTCAGGGTGGTCAGGAACAGGGACGGAGACTATGATGTTGACCAGCTTTATGAGGTGGTCGACAGGAGGACCAGGGCAGTCATAGTGAGCTCCGTCATGTGGGTGAACGGGCTGAGGGTTGACGTCGAGGAGGTCGCCAAGGTGGCCCACGAGGCCGAGGCCTACCTTGTCGTGGACGCCATACAGCAGGCGGGCGCCATCAGGCCGAGGGGGCTCGAGAGGGCAGACTTCGTGGCCTTCGGCACGCAGAAGTGGCTCCTGGCGCCCTTCGGGCTCGGGGGTATGTGCGTCAGCAGGAGGTCCGTCGAGGAGCTTCAGCCCGCGAGGCCCGGGTACTCCAACGCCCCGGTCCAGGACTGGGACGCCTACTGGCTCGACCCGAACAAGGCGCCGTTTTACGTTGAGCCCTACAGGAGGGACTCAGCCCTCAAGTTCGAGTACGGCGGCTCCCTGTCGTCGCTCTCCCTCAGGGGGGCGGAGGCCGCCGCCTCGCTGATAAACGAGGTCGGAATAGATAACGTGGAGGCCCAGGTCATGAGGCTTAGAAAGGCCCTCCTCGAGGAGCTGGAGGACCTGAGGGCGGACCTGCTTACCATGCCGGAGCAGTCAAAGGCGTCTGGCATAGTGCTCTTCAGGGTCGGCGACAGCGTGAGGGAGGACTACGAGCTCGCCAGGAGGCTCAGGGCCAGGGGGATAGCGGTTTCCGCCAGGGGGGCCGCCGGCCTCTGGGGGATAAGGGTCTCCGTGCACTTCCCAAACAAAGAGGATGACATCACAGCGCTGTCAGAGGCCATCAGGGAGCTCAGGGGCTGA
- a CDS encoding YHS domain-containing protein, producing MVVDPVCGMEVDESTPYKTMYKGKVYYFCSEGCLKAFRRDPEKYLREGPKGMPG from the coding sequence TTGGTCGTTGACCCGGTCTGCGGCATGGAGGTTGACGAGAGCACCCCCTACAAGACCATGTACAAGGGCAAGGTATACTACTTCTGCTCCGAGGGCTGCCTGAAGGCCTTCAGGAGGGACCCGGAGAAGTACCTCCGCGAGGGGCCCAAGGGGATGCCTGGTTGA
- a CDS encoding MMPL family transporter — MYSRRTAYVIVVVAIALAVIFYPFMTRINSVVSTNESSMLPQGVESIKVMNIISREGNLSEQGNYIYVVTGVPVNLTTFYRLNGTLTQGTSWVSVARGVYIKLNNVSQRLLNVSLSTAEGLVRLWEAVNNLSLRLERLNSTLVGLTYMLRNADYAYAQYYSLGRNLSLAYSQAVPEVVALGNETEGLSGAYVSTLFNTIRAEYVLSNMTDAYSTGNLTQGDVELVVSECPPIGGAQSPSPQLVEALFHYVLSTGGPSRFSLASAENFTYTVLYGELNASGEQRALPLLQAYGLAFRNASAAYSSYIESLMNNLTQDNQYRLYYALSSIGSASGREAFLAVVSSIPAPGQTKELLTTLAEEYAASGFNESDVTLIVRNVTYSLLSSRLPSDVAMDMASYVANGSFSREAAAELAAKTLAARLPVNLSGYAPLVLSYVPEELLEYDPNATCALCSNMTLAEASASAIAERGLNVTPSLSMALLRGESAYSLSLDLVNRSLTSPTARLLLAELASAGPIEDYQSLLSRMPSLLNSSLARLGVPSNLTPVLSSEAAVVLEDPSLYGRAVTNVTEYAFNRTFANLLGDLRGLLVQRNLDGFLVMYSVNMSYDEALSVRGQLVSELRSAGYGNASVMLTGTQAINHDLSSSSFRSISRGDMISALLVLVILAIVLESLVAVLVPFIGIGVGLVVALGVGYLLASHNVITLNSISRTIMYEAGLGLGVDYSSLISRRFREELGKGLSPAEAAWSAARRSWRAVVTGALTASIGFGAMTIASNFPFLRSLGEAAPISILITMAVSLTVVPAVLAIVGGSRIVWWPSRVKASAARASPGRSPRARYIAFVVVIALILIPAGFIYATFRGSYDFTLMMPQGAQSVQALHYITDNYAAGIMYPVYVVAANYSTLQAINSSISRLSCVQSTQLYNYSEPVLSVTLSVYPLGREAIACAQSIRQLAKQVSPSAMVGGEAAINLDLQNIVYHDFYHLVYPIAIVLMFIVLLAFFGSVPMALTALASVVIAAVFGSSLAIEAYRLSGVNLPWYLPIVVFTAILGVGMDYNSFIINRVREEAGSHDVRTAVEIAVRSTSVLVVGLSTIMAGAFAGLLAFSAPGFRGMGVALMAGVLSAGLLAALLFTPAVLYMLGERALWPSRRAGR; from the coding sequence ATGTATAGCCGGAGAACGGCCTACGTAATAGTGGTTGTGGCGATAGCTCTGGCCGTGATCTTCTACCCATTCATGACAAGGATCAACAGCGTGGTCTCAACCAACGAGTCCTCAATGCTGCCCCAGGGGGTCGAGAGCATAAAGGTCATGAACATAATTTCGAGGGAGGGCAACCTGTCAGAGCAGGGAAACTACATATATGTCGTCACAGGGGTGCCCGTCAACCTGACCACGTTCTACAGGCTCAACGGCACACTGACGCAGGGCACCAGCTGGGTCAGCGTGGCGAGGGGGGTCTACATCAAGCTTAATAACGTCTCCCAGAGGCTCCTTAACGTCAGCCTCTCCACTGCAGAGGGCCTTGTGAGGCTCTGGGAGGCCGTTAATAACCTCTCGCTGAGGCTCGAGAGGCTCAACTCGACGCTGGTGGGCCTCACCTACATGCTGAGGAACGCCGACTACGCCTACGCTCAGTACTACTCCCTGGGCAGGAACCTCAGCCTAGCGTACTCCCAGGCGGTCCCCGAGGTTGTAGCCCTAGGCAACGAGACGGAGGGCCTCTCAGGGGCCTACGTGTCTACTCTTTTCAACACCATCAGGGCTGAGTACGTGCTCTCCAACATGACGGACGCCTACTCCACGGGAAACCTGACGCAGGGCGACGTGGAGCTCGTGGTGAGCGAGTGCCCACCCATAGGCGGCGCCCAGTCCCCCTCCCCTCAGCTTGTGGAGGCCCTGTTCCACTACGTGCTAAGCACCGGGGGGCCTTCAAGGTTCAGCCTGGCCTCAGCGGAGAACTTCACCTACACGGTGCTCTACGGGGAGCTCAACGCCAGCGGCGAGCAGAGGGCCCTGCCGCTACTGCAGGCCTACGGCCTGGCGTTCAGGAACGCCTCGGCCGCATACAGCAGCTACATTGAGTCTCTTATGAACAACCTCACGCAGGACAACCAGTACAGGCTTTACTACGCGCTGAGCTCCATAGGCAGCGCCTCGGGCAGGGAGGCCTTCCTGGCTGTGGTCTCCTCCATCCCAGCGCCGGGCCAGACCAAGGAGCTGCTGACGACCTTAGCTGAGGAGTACGCCGCCTCGGGCTTCAACGAGAGCGACGTGACGTTGATAGTGAGGAACGTCACGTACTCGCTCCTCTCCAGCAGGCTCCCCAGCGACGTAGCGATGGACATGGCGTCATACGTGGCCAACGGCTCCTTCAGCAGGGAGGCAGCGGCTGAGCTGGCGGCCAAAACATTGGCTGCCCGCCTGCCGGTCAACCTCAGCGGCTACGCTCCGCTGGTCCTCAGCTACGTGCCTGAGGAGCTCCTGGAGTATGACCCCAACGCCACCTGTGCCCTCTGCTCTAACATGACCCTGGCCGAGGCCTCGGCGTCAGCCATAGCCGAGAGGGGCCTGAACGTGACCCCGTCGCTGTCAATGGCCCTCCTCCGCGGCGAGAGCGCCTACTCCCTGTCCCTGGACCTGGTCAACAGGAGCCTCACGTCGCCGACCGCCAGGCTGCTCCTGGCAGAGCTGGCCTCGGCGGGTCCCATAGAGGACTACCAGTCACTGTTGTCAAGGATGCCATCGCTCCTGAACAGCTCCCTTGCCAGGCTGGGCGTGCCCTCAAACCTGACGCCCGTGCTGTCAAGCGAGGCCGCCGTCGTGCTTGAGGACCCCTCCCTGTATGGGAGGGCCGTGACAAACGTAACTGAGTACGCGTTTAACAGAACCTTCGCCAATCTGCTGGGCGACCTCAGGGGGCTCCTTGTGCAGAGGAACCTTGACGGCTTCCTAGTAATGTACTCAGTCAACATGTCCTATGACGAGGCGCTCAGCGTCAGGGGCCAGCTGGTCAGCGAGCTGAGGTCCGCGGGCTACGGGAACGCCAGCGTCATGCTTACCGGCACGCAGGCCATAAACCACGACCTCTCAAGCTCGTCGTTCAGGAGCATAAGCAGGGGGGACATGATAAGCGCCCTGCTGGTGCTCGTCATACTGGCCATAGTGCTCGAGTCGCTGGTGGCCGTCCTGGTGCCGTTTATAGGAATAGGCGTGGGCCTCGTGGTGGCCCTTGGCGTTGGGTACCTGCTGGCCAGCCACAACGTAATAACGCTGAACTCCATAAGCAGGACTATAATGTACGAGGCCGGCCTAGGGCTGGGCGTCGACTACTCGAGCCTGATATCTAGGAGGTTCAGGGAGGAGCTGGGCAAGGGCCTCAGCCCAGCGGAGGCGGCCTGGTCCGCCGCGAGAAGGAGCTGGAGGGCGGTGGTCACGGGCGCGCTCACGGCCTCCATAGGCTTCGGGGCCATGACTATAGCCTCAAACTTCCCGTTCCTCAGGAGCCTAGGCGAGGCGGCCCCCATATCGATACTGATAACAATGGCCGTGAGCCTCACGGTGGTCCCTGCGGTGCTGGCCATAGTGGGCGGGAGCAGGATAGTGTGGTGGCCCTCCAGGGTGAAGGCCAGCGCTGCCCGGGCGAGTCCAGGGCGCAGCCCCAGGGCAAGGTACATAGCGTTTGTTGTGGTCATAGCACTCATATTAATACCTGCAGGCTTCATCTACGCCACCTTCAGGGGCAGCTACGACTTCACATTAATGATGCCCCAGGGCGCCCAGTCGGTGCAGGCCCTCCACTACATAACTGACAACTACGCCGCCGGCATAATGTACCCTGTCTACGTTGTGGCCGCCAACTACTCTACGCTGCAGGCGATAAACTCGTCCATATCGAGGCTAAGCTGCGTTCAGTCAACCCAGCTTTATAACTACTCCGAGCCTGTCCTTAGCGTCACTTTATCTGTGTACCCGCTCGGCAGGGAGGCCATAGCGTGCGCCCAGTCCATAAGGCAGCTGGCGAAGCAGGTCTCCCCAAGCGCCATGGTCGGGGGAGAGGCGGCCATAAACCTCGACCTTCAGAACATAGTGTACCACGACTTCTACCACCTGGTCTACCCCATAGCCATAGTCCTCATGTTTATAGTGCTGCTGGCCTTCTTCGGCAGCGTGCCCATGGCCTTGACGGCGCTGGCCAGCGTCGTGATCGCGGCGGTGTTCGGCAGCTCCCTAGCCATAGAGGCCTACAGGCTATCAGGCGTCAACCTGCCGTGGTACCTGCCCATAGTTGTCTTCACGGCGATACTTGGCGTCGGCATGGACTATAACAGCTTCATCATAAACAGGGTCAGGGAGGAGGCTGGCAGCCACGACGTGAGGACGGCAGTTGAGATAGCTGTGAGGAGCACCAGCGTCCTTGTGGTGGGCCTCTCAACGATAATGGCTGGGGCCTTCGCGGGCCTCCTGGCCTTCTCGGCCCCGGGCTTCAGGGGCATGGGCGTGGCCCTCATGGCGGGCGTGCTCTCAGCAGGACTACTGGCCGCGCTGCTCTTCACGCCTGCGGTGCTCTACATGCTTGGAGAGAGGGCCCTGTGGCCGTCGAGGAGGGCAGGCAGATGA
- a CDS encoding heavy metal translocating P-type ATPase, translated as MSENERRPLRIGKEEQLRVVGMHCATCSTTVAKALRGVKGVEEAEVNLASGTAKVVVSGARLRDLVEAVRRAGYDVVTERLRLRISMNPEDSRRVTELLEGLDGVVKASVNPGTGEAVIEVNPYSTSAEAIVEALRGHGFRAQVISKAAPASAGELRGYLRALAVAWSFGLLTLYLQYTSRPLLAMVASAPVVFYAGLRYHLGAYRAFRNRTTNMDTLVSTATLVAWLYSAYSLAVHGPVFFDAASLLISFLLIGKTIEAYIKERLSGEVVRLLPSRARVIRDGSEVEVSADEVKVGDLLVVRSGESIAADGVVDEGKGEVDESIVTGEPMPVTKSKGDPVVGGSRLVSGFLKVYVTRSGERTYMAQLMTAVRDAEAARLRAQDLVDRVAAVFTPTIIAIAVVTFLAWHFALGFPTPKAVLFAVAVLASACPCALGLATPMAVLVSVHRLAKRGVIVKDGEALERVKDVDVFVFDKTGTLTEGRPRVKDYVELQPGVMELAASLESLSSHPVAKAIVDRFGARLRGSVKDFNEFPGDGVAGTVGDRQVIVGRPEFVAQNCEGQAKGDVAVCVDGRVAGWLSLEDPVRPEALELVAKLKSMGRRVIIATGDSGPSAEAVAAALGVEVRKGLSPDDKAELVRSLRQEGHRVAFVGDGVNDAVAEKEADVGIALAGGTDIAKYAGDVVVMNLKGIELLLRESRIATRKVKENLAWAFGYNSVLVPVAAGLLYPAVYLSPQYAALAMSMSSVIVSLWSTVPL; from the coding sequence TTGAGCGAAAACGAGAGGAGGCCCCTCAGGATAGGCAAGGAGGAGCAGCTCAGAGTAGTTGGGATGCACTGCGCCACCTGCTCAACTACAGTGGCCAAGGCGCTGAGGGGCGTCAAGGGGGTTGAGGAGGCGGAGGTGAACCTGGCCTCCGGCACGGCCAAGGTGGTGGTCTCAGGGGCTAGGCTAAGGGACCTCGTGGAGGCTGTCAGGAGAGCAGGCTATGACGTGGTCACTGAGAGGCTGAGGCTTAGGATCTCCATGAACCCGGAGGACTCCAGGAGGGTCACGGAGCTCCTGGAGGGCCTTGACGGCGTCGTTAAGGCCTCAGTGAACCCGGGCACCGGGGAGGCCGTCATCGAGGTCAACCCGTACTCGACATCAGCGGAGGCCATAGTTGAGGCGCTGAGGGGCCACGGCTTCAGGGCCCAGGTGATATCGAAGGCCGCACCCGCCTCAGCAGGGGAGCTGAGGGGCTACCTGAGGGCCCTGGCCGTCGCCTGGTCCTTCGGGCTGCTGACCCTCTACCTTCAGTACACCTCGAGGCCGCTCCTGGCGATGGTGGCCTCGGCCCCGGTGGTCTTCTACGCCGGCCTCAGGTACCACCTGGGGGCTTACAGGGCCTTCAGGAACAGGACGACCAACATGGACACTCTGGTTTCCACCGCCACCCTGGTGGCGTGGCTCTACAGCGCCTACTCACTGGCGGTTCACGGCCCGGTCTTCTTCGACGCCGCCTCCCTGCTGATATCGTTTCTCCTCATAGGCAAGACCATAGAGGCCTACATAAAGGAGAGGCTCTCCGGCGAGGTCGTCAGGCTGCTGCCCTCGAGGGCCAGGGTTATCAGGGACGGGAGCGAGGTGGAGGTAAGCGCTGACGAGGTCAAGGTTGGGGACCTGCTGGTGGTGAGGAGCGGCGAGTCCATAGCTGCCGACGGCGTCGTGGACGAGGGCAAGGGGGAGGTGGACGAGTCCATAGTGACCGGGGAGCCGATGCCTGTGACAAAGTCCAAGGGGGACCCGGTCGTCGGGGGCTCCAGGCTCGTCTCGGGCTTCCTGAAGGTGTACGTCACCAGGTCCGGCGAGAGGACGTACATGGCCCAGCTCATGACTGCAGTGAGGGACGCCGAGGCCGCCAGGCTGAGGGCCCAGGACCTGGTGGACAGGGTGGCGGCGGTGTTCACGCCGACCATAATAGCCATAGCCGTCGTCACGTTCCTGGCGTGGCACTTCGCCCTGGGCTTCCCAACGCCGAAGGCCGTGCTCTTCGCGGTCGCCGTGCTGGCGTCGGCGTGCCCCTGCGCCCTCGGCCTGGCGACGCCCATGGCAGTGCTGGTCTCAGTGCACAGGCTGGCCAAGCGCGGGGTCATAGTCAAGGACGGCGAGGCCCTTGAGAGGGTCAAGGACGTTGACGTCTTCGTTTTTGACAAGACCGGCACGCTGACCGAGGGAAGGCCAAGGGTCAAGGACTACGTGGAGCTCCAGCCGGGCGTCATGGAGCTCGCGGCCTCCCTCGAGTCCCTCAGCTCCCACCCAGTGGCTAAGGCAATAGTTGACAGGTTCGGGGCCAGGCTCAGGGGCTCCGTCAAGGACTTCAACGAGTTCCCGGGGGACGGGGTCGCGGGCACCGTGGGGGACAGGCAGGTTATAGTGGGGAGGCCTGAGTTCGTGGCGCAGAACTGCGAGGGCCAGGCCAAGGGCGACGTGGCCGTCTGCGTGGACGGCAGGGTGGCCGGGTGGCTCAGCCTCGAGGACCCGGTTAGGCCTGAGGCCCTCGAGCTGGTGGCCAAGCTTAAGTCCATGGGCAGGAGGGTGATAATAGCAACGGGCGACAGCGGCCCCTCGGCCGAGGCCGTGGCAGCGGCCCTGGGCGTCGAGGTTCGGAAGGGCCTGAGCCCGGACGACAAGGCTGAGCTTGTGAGGTCCCTGAGGCAGGAGGGCCACAGGGTCGCCTTCGTGGGTGACGGCGTTAACGACGCAGTTGCCGAGAAGGAGGCGGACGTTGGAATAGCGCTGGCGGGCGGCACGGACATAGCTAAGTACGCCGGCGACGTCGTGGTGATGAACCTTAAGGGCATAGAGCTCCTCCTCAGGGAGTCCAGGATAGCAACAAGGAAGGTGAAGGAGAACCTGGCCTGGGCGTTCGGCTACAACAGCGTGCTTGTCCCGGTCGCTGCCGGCCTCCTCTACCCCGCCGTCTACCTGAGCCCCCAGTACGCGGCCCTGGCCATGTCAATGAGCAGCGTTATAGTCTCCCTGTGGTCCACGGTCCCCCTGTAG
- a CDS encoding acyl-CoA dehydrogenase family protein codes for MSSSESVELLRSSVREFAEKVIKPVARDIDRDNTVPPEVIKQVADMGYFALRVPQEYGGPGLSTLESVVVVEELAKASGAVAIMATVSGTMVAYPLVHYASDEIKRRYLEKLARGSIGAFALSEPCCGTDAAAITTRAEKDGDEYVINGRKTWITNSPYADFFLVAARTGTPEQRHRGVSLFVVDKGSCVEVSKLDMMGYRGSGTSEVLFKDCRVPEANMVGQLNGGFKIVMDTLNEGRVVTAATALGLAEAAFEDSLAYAKQRESMGVPIAEHQMVQYMLAEMKVRVEAIKQLIYEAARRVDAGDPEYPMWSSMAKLAAAEWGVDVARMAVQVEGGFGYSKESLVERIYRDVKMVEIGDGTNEAQRLVIARSLLGRIRPVRQG; via the coding sequence ATGTCGTCCAGCGAGAGCGTCGAGCTGCTCAGGTCTAGCGTCAGGGAGTTCGCGGAGAAGGTGATAAAGCCCGTGGCCAGGGACATAGACAGGGACAACACGGTACCGCCTGAGGTGATAAAGCAGGTAGCGGACATGGGCTACTTCGCCCTGAGGGTGCCCCAGGAGTACGGGGGGCCTGGCCTCTCCACCCTTGAGTCAGTCGTGGTCGTTGAGGAGCTGGCAAAGGCTTCAGGCGCCGTAGCTATAATGGCCACCGTCTCGGGCACCATGGTGGCCTACCCGCTCGTGCACTACGCAAGCGATGAAATAAAGAGGAGGTACCTTGAGAAGCTGGCCAGGGGCTCCATAGGCGCCTTTGCCCTCAGCGAGCCCTGCTGCGGCACCGACGCGGCGGCCATAACAACGAGGGCCGAGAAGGACGGCGACGAGTACGTGATAAACGGCAGGAAGACCTGGATTACCAACTCGCCCTACGCGGACTTCTTCCTGGTGGCCGCCAGGACCGGCACGCCAGAGCAGAGGCACAGGGGCGTCTCGCTGTTCGTCGTGGACAAGGGCTCCTGCGTGGAGGTTTCGAAGCTTGACATGATGGGGTACAGGGGGAGCGGGACCAGCGAGGTGCTGTTCAAGGACTGCAGGGTGCCCGAGGCCAACATGGTTGGTCAGCTCAACGGCGGCTTCAAGATAGTCATGGACACCCTCAACGAGGGGAGGGTGGTCACGGCGGCCACCGCCCTTGGCCTGGCGGAGGCGGCCTTCGAGGACTCCCTGGCCTACGCCAAGCAGAGGGAGAGCATGGGCGTGCCCATAGCCGAGCACCAGATGGTCCAGTACATGCTGGCCGAGATGAAGGTAAGGGTTGAGGCCATAAAACAGCTAATCTACGAGGCGGCCCGCAGGGTTGACGCCGGCGACCCCGAGTACCCCATGTGGAGCAGCATGGCTAAGCTGGCCGCGGCAGAGTGGGGCGTCGACGTGGCCCGGATGGCCGTCCAGGTGGAGGGCGGCTTCGGCTACAGCAAGGAGAGCCTGGTCGAGAGGATCTACAGGGACGTGAAGATGGTCGAGATAGGGGACGGCACGAACGAGGCCCAGAGGCTAGTTATAGCCAGGAGCCTGCTGGGCAGGATAAGGCCTGTCAGGCAGGGCTAG
- a CDS encoding urocanate hydratase, with the protein MSEGYYDPETRTVHAITGPELHVRSRDWQVEGILRMLFHVLDPMVAKDPKNLIVYGGTGKAARSWDDFEAIVNTLLTMDSDDTMVIQSGQPVAVFKTDLRAPRVVMSNAMLVPKWADWSYFWELEKRGLISFHQMTAGCWAYIGTQGVLQGTYETVGAAAERAYGSLEGRLYVSAGLGNMGGAQPLAAKMLGGVALIADVDKRMIDRMIQTGYLDTWTDDIDKAIDMALEAKRSRTPTSIGVLANAVDLLERLVKENVVPDVLSDQTPAHDPLSYVPEGMSVEEAARLRSQDPERYIQLAKQTMKRHVQLMLELQARGAVTFEYGNNLRKQAYDAGLTEAFKIPGQMEFMRPLFEEGRGPFRWTSLMGDPNDIYKLDDVLLQLFGRNQRLARWITAAHKYVKFQGLPARVVYLGYGERALFGKVVSQMVRRGELSGPIWFGRDHLDAGSVASPYRETEGMLDGSDAIGDWPILNYALNTAVGATWTCFHHGGGTGIGYAIHAGFGMVVDGTELAEQKAIRVFTVDPGMGVVRHAHAGYPRSLAVAREKGVRIPIMKMLEEKSRRVIEEAKKEGRISDYTYQRVKKDLEEYESKKGNYSPPFNT; encoded by the coding sequence ATATCCGAGGGCTATTACGACCCTGAGACCAGGACAGTTCATGCAATCACTGGCCCTGAGCTTCACGTCAGGAGCAGGGACTGGCAGGTAGAAGGAATACTGAGGATGCTCTTTCACGTCCTCGACCCCATGGTTGCCAAGGACCCCAAGAACCTCATAGTTTACGGCGGCACCGGCAAGGCCGCGAGGTCCTGGGACGACTTTGAGGCCATAGTCAACACCCTGCTCACCATGGACTCGGACGACACGATGGTGATACAGAGCGGCCAGCCCGTGGCGGTCTTCAAGACGGACCTGAGGGCCCCGAGGGTCGTCATGAGCAACGCCATGCTGGTGCCCAAGTGGGCGGACTGGAGCTACTTCTGGGAGCTCGAGAAGAGGGGGCTCATAAGCTTCCACCAGATGACGGCGGGCTGCTGGGCCTACATAGGCACCCAGGGGGTCCTCCAGGGGACCTATGAGACCGTGGGGGCGGCGGCCGAGAGGGCCTACGGCTCCCTCGAGGGAAGGCTCTACGTGAGCGCGGGCCTAGGGAACATGGGTGGCGCCCAGCCACTCGCGGCCAAGATGCTTGGCGGCGTGGCCCTCATAGCTGACGTTGACAAGCGCATGATAGACAGGATGATACAGACGGGCTACCTGGACACCTGGACCGACGACATAGATAAGGCCATAGACATGGCCCTTGAGGCCAAGAGGTCAAGGACTCCCACCAGCATAGGGGTCCTCGCCAACGCAGTTGACCTGCTCGAGCGCCTGGTCAAGGAGAACGTGGTGCCTGACGTCCTCAGCGACCAGACGCCGGCCCACGACCCGCTCTCCTACGTGCCGGAGGGGATGAGCGTCGAGGAGGCGGCGAGGCTCAGGTCACAGGACCCCGAAAGGTACATACAGCTGGCAAAGCAGACTATGAAGAGGCACGTCCAGCTCATGCTTGAGCTCCAGGCCAGGGGGGCCGTGACCTTTGAGTACGGCAACAACCTCAGGAAGCAGGCCTACGACGCCGGCCTAACAGAGGCCTTCAAGATACCCGGGCAGATGGAGTTCATGCGGCCACTGTTCGAGGAGGGGAGGGGGCCGTTCAGGTGGACCAGCCTCATGGGCGACCCGAACGACATATATAAGCTGGACGACGTCCTGCTGCAGCTGTTCGGCAGGAACCAGAGGCTAGCCAGGTGGATAACGGCAGCCCACAAGTACGTCAAGTTCCAGGGCCTGCCCGCCAGGGTGGTTTACCTCGGCTACGGCGAGAGGGCCCTGTTCGGCAAGGTGGTCAGCCAGATGGTCAGGAGGGGCGAGCTCTCAGGCCCCATATGGTTCGGCAGGGACCACCTGGACGCCGGCTCCGTGGCCTCGCCCTACAGGGAGACCGAGGGCATGTTGGACGGAAGCGACGCCATAGGTGACTGGCCCATACTTAACTACGCCCTCAACACGGCGGTCGGCGCCACGTGGACCTGCTTCCACCACGGCGGAGGCACAGGCATAGGCTACGCGATACACGCTGGCTTCGGCATGGTAGTTGACGGCACTGAGCTGGCGGAGCAGAAGGCCATCAGGGTGTTCACAGTGGACCCAGGAATGGGGGTGGTGAGGCACGCCCACGCAGGCTATCCAAGGTCGCTGGCGGTGGCCAGGGAGAAGGGCGTGAGGATACCTATAATGAAGATGCTCGAGGAGAAGAGCAGGAGGGTAATAGAGGAGGCCAAGAAGGAGGGCAGGATATCAGACTACACCTACCAGAGGGTCAAGAAGGACCTGGAGGAGTACGAGTCAAAGAAGGGCAACTACTCGCCGCCGTTCAACACTTAG
- a CDS encoding peroxiredoxin, which produces MVQVGDQVPDLELETTAGKVKLSDFRGKKLVLYFFPKAFTMGCTRELKRFTELYDQFKALGAEVIGVSVDSVDTLKRFAEKYGAKFPLASDKAKEVSKTFGVLKLMTASRVTFVIGPDGVVRQVISNLKRAEEHADRALEAVKSI; this is translated from the coding sequence ATGGTTCAGGTTGGGGACCAGGTGCCAGACCTGGAGCTTGAGACCACGGCTGGCAAGGTTAAGCTCTCCGACTTCAGAGGCAAGAAGCTTGTGCTCTACTTCTTCCCCAAGGCTTTCACCATGGGGTGCACGAGGGAGCTGAAGAGGTTCACGGAGCTCTACGACCAGTTCAAGGCCCTCGGGGCCGAGGTGATAGGAGTCAGCGTCGACAGCGTCGACACGCTTAAGAGGTTCGCCGAGAAGTACGGGGCCAAGTTCCCCCTGGCGAGCGACAAGGCCAAGGAGGTCTCAAAGACCTTCGGCGTCCTGAAGCTTATGACGGCCTCAAGGGTCACCTTCGTCATAGGCCCTGACGGCGTTGTGAGGCAGGTGATAAGCAACCTGAAGAGGGCCGAGGAGCACGCCGACAGGGCCCTTGAGGCCGTCAAGTCCATTTAA